A single region of the Candidatus Kryptobacter tengchongensis genome encodes:
- a CDS encoding ferredoxin, 2Fe-2S encodes MPVINFHGLGIKITCDFGETIFEVAMKNSIPLAESCGGEKICGHCRITVIHGIENLSEPEPDERKLMAEKRFSENERLACSTRIYGDVKITTSYW; translated from the coding sequence ATGCCCGTTATAAATTTTCACGGCTTAGGAATTAAAATAACTTGCGATTTCGGTGAAACGATATTTGAAGTCGCTATGAAAAACTCTATTCCGCTTGCAGAATCTTGTGGAGGCGAAAAAATCTGCGGGCATTGTCGTATTACTGTGATTCATGGAATTGAGAATTTATCAGAACCAGAGCCTGATGAAAGAAAATTGATGGCGGAGAAAAGATTTTCCGAGAATGAACGGCTTGCATGTTCAACGAGAATTTATGGAGATGTTAAAATCACAACATCTTACTGGTGA
- a CDS encoding DNA-(apurinic or apyrimidinic site) lyase /endonuclease III produces the protein MSGKLKLSKETIQDKKKRVRKIINVLKKLYPNAKTHLNFSNPLELLVATILAAQCTDERVNKVTEYLFKKYRTAYDYANADLKTLEQEIKPTGFYRNKARAIKNCCQVLVEKYSGQVPDTLEELVELPGVGRKTANAVLANAFGKQGIIVDTHLKRVTARLGLVKSKNPDKIEFELMEIVPKDKWTLFSHLIGDHGRYVCEARKPKCSICKISKLCPSAKA, from the coding sequence ATGTCGGGAAAATTGAAGCTTTCAAAAGAAACGATTCAGGATAAGAAGAAGAGAGTTCGCAAGATCATAAATGTTTTGAAGAAGCTTTACCCAAATGCGAAGACACATTTAAATTTTTCAAATCCGCTTGAACTTCTTGTAGCGACGATACTTGCAGCGCAATGCACAGACGAGAGGGTTAACAAGGTGACGGAATATCTTTTTAAGAAATATCGCACCGCATATGATTACGCAAATGCTGATCTTAAAACTCTTGAGCAAGAGATAAAGCCGACGGGATTTTATAGAAACAAAGCAAGGGCAATAAAAAATTGTTGTCAAGTTCTCGTTGAGAAATACAGTGGGCAAGTGCCAGATACGCTTGAGGAGCTTGTTGAACTTCCCGGGGTCGGTAGAAAAACCGCAAACGCTGTCCTTGCAAACGCATTTGGAAAGCAGGGAATTATAGTTGATACGCATCTGAAAAGGGTAACCGCACGGCTTGGACTTGTTAAAAGTAAAAATCCAGACAAAATTGAATTTGAGTTGATGGAAATAGTCCCAAAAGATAAATGGACGCTTTTTTCTCATCTTATTGGTGATCATGGGAGATATGTTTGTGAGGCGAGAAAACCGAAATGTTCAATTTGCAAGATCAGCAAACTTTGTCCATCTGCAAAAGCATAA
- a CDS encoding Methyltransferase domain-containing protein, with protein MEHGKEIKLPTLGGTETTKLLCSKIEIKKGMNVLVASVNLQDSVVYIAKNFKCNVYGIHELPHIVISAKSEIANYGLEDIVKVKVMSPVSLDFENETFDLIITEGILSQYKKSQILKEFYRVLKDGSFIGIADFYWKKKPVPTYVQDAWYVEGGGIETLDEKLKILKNYGFEPVFVQDISKELVNYYSKFKKIIQTSLKEIKFTKDEFKEVKRFKHEVSVFLDQGGDKWMGYVAVVAMKKKNL; from the coding sequence ATGGAACACGGCAAAGAAATCAAACTCCCAACACTTGGGGGAACGGAAACAACAAAACTTCTATGCTCAAAGATTGAGATAAAAAAGGGGATGAATGTTCTTGTTGCAAGTGTTAATTTGCAAGATAGCGTTGTTTATATAGCGAAAAATTTCAAGTGCAATGTTTACGGCATACATGAATTGCCACATATAGTTATCTCGGCAAAAAGTGAAATAGCAAACTATGGACTTGAAGATATCGTAAAGGTTAAAGTTATGAGCCCAGTTTCACTTGACTTTGAAAATGAGACCTTTGATTTGATAATAACAGAAGGGATTTTGAGCCAGTATAAAAAGAGCCAGATATTGAAAGAATTTTACAGAGTTTTGAAAGATGGTTCTTTCATCGGAATTGCTGATTTTTACTGGAAGAAGAAACCTGTGCCAACCTATGTGCAGGATGCATGGTATGTTGAAGGCGGTGGCATTGAGACGCTTGATGAAAAACTAAAAATATTAAAAAATTATGGATTTGAGCCAGTATTTGTTCAAGATATAAGCAAAGAACTCGTAAATTATTATTCAAAGTTTAAGAAGATAATTCAAACCTCATTAAAAGAGATAAAATTCACGAAGGATGAATTCAAAGAAGTTAAAAGGTTCAAACATGAAGTGAGCGTTTTCCTTGATCAGGGCGGAGATAAGTGGATGGGTTATGTCGCTGTGGTTGCAATGAAAAAGAAAAATCTTTGA
- a CDS encoding (2Fe-2S) ferredoxin — MRFKKHIFICTNIRPPEHPKGSCGGKGAEELRDKFKKRIAELGLSKFVRVNSAGCLDACEYGISLVIYPEAVWYGGVREEDIEKIINEHLLEGKVIETLLIKDEKFKPELMKNLKIEPLNHNQKQAED; from the coding sequence GTGAGATTTAAAAAACATATTTTCATCTGCACAAACATTCGTCCGCCAGAGCATCCAAAAGGCTCATGCGGTGGGAAAGGTGCGGAGGAATTAAGGGATAAATTTAAAAAAAGGATTGCTGAACTTGGTTTAAGTAAATTTGTCAGGGTTAATTCTGCAGGTTGTCTTGATGCGTGTGAGTATGGTATAAGCCTTGTGATCTATCCAGAAGCGGTTTGGTACGGAGGTGTAAGGGAGGAGGATATAGAAAAAATTATAAATGAGCATTTGCTTGAGGGTAAAGTTATTGAAACTCTTTTGATCAAGGATGAGAAATTTAAACCCGAATTGATGAAAAATTTGAAAATTGAACCGTTAAATCACAACCAAAAACAAGCTGAGGATTGA